One window from the genome of Dolosigranulum savutiense encodes:
- a CDS encoding ABC-2 family transporter protein, whose product MGKYIEIFKVNLKRSLMYRANFNMGLVGRIIEGLTLFYVWKSVYMAGSVKGYSFMTMVSYIMLSMVIAPIFFPRHIFKIGDLVKTGKLSQYILKPYSFMGDIFAAELANKVVDGVILSIIIILNYVMMTGDTETYFFLSVASLLINFLCMFVFGMLVGNIVFYLTDTWPLKPLYNALIMLAGGGFFPLDLLPEGMYNLVRFSPFPLFSYVNIKNLQGNIGFDEIIFYINLSLFYLVLFLVLHQIIWNISLKRYEEVLS is encoded by the coding sequence ATGGGTAAATACATTGAAATTTTTAAGGTCAATCTAAAAAGATCTTTAATGTATCGTGCTAATTTTAACATGGGATTGGTTGGACGGATAATTGAAGGATTAACATTATTCTATGTGTGGAAAAGTGTGTACATGGCAGGATCAGTCAAAGGTTATAGTTTTATGACGATGGTAAGTTATATTATGTTGTCTATGGTAATTGCGCCGATATTTTTCCCGAGACATATATTTAAGATCGGCGATTTAGTAAAAACAGGAAAGTTAAGCCAGTACATTTTAAAACCATATTCATTTATGGGGGATATATTTGCGGCAGAGTTAGCCAATAAGGTCGTTGACGGTGTAATATTATCCATTATTATTATTCTAAATTATGTTATGATGACGGGTGATACTGAAACGTATTTTTTCCTTAGTGTCGCCAGTCTTTTGATCAATTTTCTTTGCATGTTTGTATTTGGTATGTTGGTTGGAAATATTGTATTTTATTTGACCGATACATGGCCGCTTAAACCTTTGTATAATGCTTTAATCATGTTAGCTGGAGGTGGGTTCTTTCCATTAGACTTGTTGCCAGAAGGAATGTATAATTTGGTGAGATTTTCTCCATTTCCACTGTTTAGTTATGTTAATATTAAGAACTTACAAGGGAATATAGGGTTTGATGAAATCATATTTTATATTAACTTATCCTTGTTTTATCTGGTTCTGTTTTTAGTATTGCACCAAATTATTTGGAATATATCGCTGAAACGCTATGAAGAGGTGTTATCATGA
- a CDS encoding ATP-binding cassette domain-containing protein: protein MIMIEINNLSYCYKTFQRSDEKFGVIKDFFNRKYENHMVFDEINLSIPEGKIIGLLGANGAGKTTLLKIMCGLLHTDCYVQVMGYNPYKKEKDFLKNIGVLFGQKSALIWDLPPMDTLKISQKIYDIPNDVFRSRVTEYVAQMNVADKLNTPVRKLSLGERMKFEILVAIIHDPKLLLLDEPTIGLDLKAQLEVHEMIKKFKARNKTVIITSHYIKDIENTCDDVIVLSDKKILLHEEIEHIELEDSVTISINHKQSREFEKNLSVDFEYSEGTYIITIAKKDESHILNKLLQHVNFEDIQIERNTLESLLINLYEKGYVNG from the coding sequence ATGATCATGATTGAAATTAATAATCTTTCCTACTGTTACAAAACATTTCAGAGAAGTGATGAAAAATTTGGTGTCATTAAAGATTTTTTTAATCGAAAATATGAGAATCATATGGTGTTTGATGAAATCAATCTAAGTATTCCAGAAGGGAAAATTATTGGATTACTCGGTGCAAATGGTGCGGGAAAAACTACATTATTAAAAATAATGTGTGGATTATTGCATACTGATTGTTATGTACAAGTGATGGGGTATAATCCATATAAAAAAGAAAAAGATTTTTTGAAAAATATTGGGGTGCTATTTGGCCAAAAGTCAGCACTCATATGGGATTTACCCCCCATGGATACACTTAAAATTTCACAAAAAATATATGATATTCCAAATGATGTGTTTAGATCAAGGGTAACGGAGTATGTAGCACAAATGAATGTTGCCGATAAACTGAATACTCCTGTGAGAAAATTGTCACTTGGAGAAAGAATGAAATTTGAAATACTAGTTGCTATAATCCATGATCCGAAGTTGTTGTTGCTAGATGAACCAACTATAGGACTGGATTTAAAAGCTCAATTAGAAGTACATGAGATGATTAAAAAATTTAAAGCTAGAAATAAAACCGTTATCATTACTAGTCATTACATTAAGGATATAGAGAACACGTGTGATGATGTTATTGTCTTATCCGATAAAAAAATTCTGTTACATGAAGAAATAGAACATATTGAATTAGAAGATTCCGTTACAATTAGCATTAACCATAAACAATCCCGTGAGTTTGAGAAGAATTTATCGGTTGATTTTGAATATAGCGAGGGTACGTATATAATAACCATTGCCAAGAAGGATGAATCTCATATTCTAAATAAACTATTACAACATGTTAATTTCGAGGATATCCAGATAGAACGTAATACACTAGAATCGCTGTTGATCAATTTATACGAGAAAGGATATGTCAATGGGTAA
- a CDS encoding flavocytochrome c, producing the protein MMKRIKFKSGALLLASSLVLVGCQTTGDTADDAVETSTSGVYEGTGEGRNGNIVTKVTIEDGKIKAIDVVESSETERLAEPVYEQLSEKMIARNSTEVDSVSGSTMTSEGYINSVTNALEENNVELTEASDQSEASDSQTGQLDEEYTYDVVVVGAGGAGFSAAIEAAEQGYSVTIIEKMPVTGGNTLISGGEMNAPGNWVQEKLGIDGDSTDIYYEDTMEGGNNEGNPELVRLMADSALASAEWLKDEVNVEFLDDQLFQFGGHSFQRALIPVGHTGQELIDKMEAKADELGIDIYTETEAQSLLTTGETVSGVVATNHDQEVTFNAEQGVILTTGGFGSNVEMRTEANEEYDDRYGTTNSPGATGDGIIMAQEVGATVDNLEHIQTYPVSNPKTGEISLLADSRFDGATLINQEGERFVEELERRDVISKAIIDQTGGYAYQVWDQTLGEETGTLEAHQRELEQLQEQDLIYVADTLEEGAEYWDIPVEQFMETIEKINAYAESGEDPDFNHRKGLAPIKDAPFYFQKAAPSVHHTMGGLVINEHAEVLNESGEPIKNLYAAGELTGVIQGANRLGGNAITDIITFGRIAGKRIGHH; encoded by the coding sequence ATGATGAAGCGGATAAAGTTTAAATCAGGTGCATTATTATTAGCAAGTAGTTTGGTATTAGTAGGGTGTCAGACAACGGGTGATACGGCCGATGATGCAGTAGAAACGTCCACATCTGGTGTCTATGAAGGGACCGGAGAAGGGCGCAACGGCAATATTGTAACTAAAGTAACGATAGAAGATGGTAAAATAAAAGCTATTGATGTTGTTGAAAGTAGTGAGACGGAACGGTTGGCGGAGCCTGTCTATGAACAATTGAGCGAAAAAATGATTGCACGCAACTCTACGGAAGTTGATTCTGTCTCAGGGTCAACGATGACTAGTGAAGGCTATATTAATTCGGTGACTAATGCGTTGGAGGAGAATAATGTTGAATTAACGGAAGCATCAGATCAGTCTGAGGCATCCGATAGTCAGACGGGGCAATTGGATGAAGAATATACGTATGATGTGGTAGTGGTCGGAGCAGGTGGAGCAGGCTTCAGTGCAGCGATTGAAGCAGCAGAACAAGGCTATTCAGTCACTATTATTGAAAAGATGCCAGTGACCGGTGGGAATACGTTAATCTCTGGTGGTGAGATGAACGCACCCGGCAACTGGGTACAAGAGAAGTTAGGAATCGACGGAGATAGTACGGATATTTATTATGAAGATACGATGGAGGGCGGTAATAACGAAGGGAACCCAGAATTAGTTCGCTTAATGGCTGACAGTGCCTTAGCATCGGCTGAATGGTTAAAAGATGAAGTGAATGTTGAGTTCTTAGATGATCAATTATTCCAATTCGGTGGTCACAGTTTCCAGCGGGCACTTATTCCAGTTGGTCACACCGGTCAGGAACTAATCGACAAGATGGAAGCGAAAGCAGATGAGCTAGGTATTGATATTTATACCGAGACAGAAGCTCAGTCCCTACTGACAACAGGTGAGACGGTTAGTGGTGTGGTGGCGACCAACCATGACCAAGAAGTCACTTTCAATGCAGAACAAGGAGTTATTCTAACAACGGGTGGCTTTGGTTCAAATGTTGAAATGCGGACAGAAGCTAATGAAGAATACGACGACCGTTATGGGACGACGAACTCACCGGGAGCGACCGGCGACGGCATTATTATGGCACAAGAAGTTGGCGCAACTGTCGATAACTTGGAACATATCCAAACTTACCCAGTATCCAATCCAAAAACAGGAGAAATCTCGCTTTTAGCGGATAGCCGCTTCGATGGTGCTACATTAATTAATCAAGAAGGAGAGCGGTTCGTTGAAGAATTAGAACGACGCGATGTTATCTCAAAAGCGATTATTGATCAGACAGGTGGCTATGCTTATCAAGTCTGGGACCAGACATTAGGTGAAGAGACGGGAACGCTTGAAGCTCACCAACGCGAGCTGGAACAACTGCAAGAACAGGATCTGATCTATGTAGCAGATACATTAGAAGAAGGGGCAGAATACTGGGATATTCCGGTTGAACAGTTCATGGAGACAATCGAGAAGATTAATGCATACGCAGAATCTGGTGAAGATCCAGACTTCAATCACCGAAAAGGCTTAGCTCCGATTAAAGATGCACCATTCTATTTCCAGAAGGCAGCTCCATCAGTACACCATACAATGGGTGGATTAGTGATTAATGAGCATGCTGAAGTGTTGAATGAATCAGGTGAGCCGATTAAGAATTTATATGCTGCTGGGGAATTAACAGGTGTTATTCAAGGAGCCAACCGTCTAGGAGGTAACGCCATTACGGATATTATTACCTTTGGGCGTATTGCCGGCAAGCGTATTGGGCATCATTAA
- a CDS encoding ABC-2 family transporter protein, translating to MRQYIGVIVRLFEISVKQLLIYRTTAILTILFSTLFIIAEILSVTVFFQFTDSIAGWGQSKVILLLATATLIQHMYNFLFIMQHEEFSYMILEGELDYILIKPLNTLFLSSIRIFDLPSLANMIIPIAMIRYIYQDFSIVWYQWVIYALLVILGVTQYYYISQLMVSLAFWVENSESFVALPEYLFAFATKPRAIYPKYIQIILGYGVPILMMTNLPIEVISGDETSILMIYSVAVTFVLKKLVDLQWSIGLRRYQSAN from the coding sequence ATGAGACAATATATCGGTGTGATAGTGAGGTTATTTGAGATTAGTGTAAAACAATTATTAATTTATCGAACAACAGCGATATTAACCATTTTGTTTTCTACACTATTTATTATTGCAGAAATATTGAGTGTCACTGTGTTCTTTCAATTTACGGATTCAATCGCTGGATGGGGCCAATCAAAGGTTATATTGTTATTAGCAACTGCAACGTTAATTCAACATATGTATAACTTTCTATTTATTATGCAACATGAAGAATTCAGTTATATGATTTTAGAAGGTGAATTAGATTATATACTGATTAAACCGTTAAATACACTATTTTTATCGAGTATAAGAATTTTTGATTTGCCAAGTTTAGCTAACATGATTATTCCAATCGCTATGATTAGATATATTTATCAAGACTTCTCGATTGTATGGTATCAATGGGTGATATATGCCTTGTTAGTCATTTTAGGCGTTACTCAATATTATTACATCAGTCAATTAATGGTATCCTTAGCATTTTGGGTTGAAAATTCGGAGTCATTTGTTGCTCTTCCGGAGTATTTATTTGCATTTGCGACTAAGCCTAGAGCGATTTATCCAAAATATATTCAAATAATACTGGGATATGGTGTTCCTATCCTTATGATGACTAATTTACCTATAGAGGTGATTAGTGGAGATGAGACTTCAATTTTAATGATATACTCTGTTGCTGTCACATTTGTGCTAAAAAAACTGGTAGATCTTCAGTGGTCTATAGGTTTACGTCGATATCAATCTGCTAATTAA
- a CDS encoding sugar ABC transporter permease codes for MKERPTIKRTLQALLYLLPMLLIIGTFNLYPIFRSFEMSFWADYNFFKQEVNAYGLDAFKTVFSDPQFWLAVRNTFIFVLGVVPISIIISLAIALMLHSIDFLQGFFRSIYFLPFVTSTVAVSIVWRWLYHSQYGLINYFLGLFGFNSIQFLTDPKYAMTALVIMSVWKGLGFNIILFLVGLSNINETYYQAAKVDGARPWQRFTNITLPLLSPTMFLVSVMGVISSFKVFDQVFALFNGRPGPANSALTVVYYIFDKFYVESNYAVASAAGLVLFFIILSFTLIQMWFNKRFMQY; via the coding sequence ATGAAAGAACGACCAACCATAAAGCGAACCTTACAAGCGTTACTCTATTTACTGCCGATGCTCTTGATTATTGGAACCTTTAACTTATATCCTATTTTTCGTTCTTTCGAGATGAGCTTTTGGGCGGATTATAACTTTTTCAAGCAAGAAGTGAATGCGTATGGATTAGATGCCTTTAAGACAGTGTTTAGCGATCCACAATTTTGGTTAGCGGTGCGCAATACATTTATTTTTGTCTTAGGCGTAGTGCCTATTTCGATTATTATTTCTTTAGCAATTGCCTTGATGTTGCATTCGATTGATTTCTTACAAGGCTTTTTCCGTTCGATTTATTTCTTACCGTTTGTTACTTCAACGGTTGCGGTATCCATCGTGTGGCGCTGGTTGTATCACTCACAATATGGACTGATTAATTATTTCTTAGGGTTATTTGGATTTAATAGTATTCAATTTTTAACCGATCCGAAGTATGCGATGACTGCACTGGTGATTATGTCTGTATGGAAAGGGCTAGGCTTTAACATTATTTTATTTTTAGTGGGCTTAAGCAATATCAATGAGACGTACTATCAAGCAGCAAAAGTCGATGGAGCGCGTCCATGGCAACGATTCACCAACATTACTTTGCCGCTGCTCAGCCCGACCATGTTCTTAGTGTCCGTGATGGGTGTGATTAGTAGTTTTAAAGTATTCGATCAAGTATTTGCCCTCTTTAATGGACGACCAGGGCCGGCTAATTCAGCTTTGACGGTCGTGTACTACATCTTTGACAAATTTTATGTCGAAAGTAACTATGCAGTAGCGAGTGCAGCGGGTTTGGTTTTATTCTTTATTATCTTATCGTTCACATTGATCCAAATGTGGTTCAATAAGCGATTCATGCAGTACTAA
- a CDS encoding carbohydrate ABC transporter permease, translating to MLKIVSYIMLIIGSLSMILPFYWMIATSLKTGAEAVATPPVWFPESLRWSNYERALEVAPFGRYFLNSLLITAATTVGELVTSILAAFAFAKMNFYGKNVLFTILIATMMVPFELLMIPNYLTLSKLDLINTYGAMIIPFLASVFSVFMLKQNFEAVPKELYYAAKVDGTSDFKFLWQILVPLSKSSVVAVTILKAISSWNAFLWPLIVTNETSLRPLPVGLQAFTTEAGTYFELLMAAATIVVVPMIIIYIVLQKYIIQGVSNTGVKG from the coding sequence ATGTTAAAAATTGTATCATATATTATGTTGATTATTGGGTCCTTGTCGATGATTTTACCGTTTTATTGGATGATTGCAACCTCCCTGAAGACAGGTGCAGAAGCGGTAGCAACTCCACCTGTTTGGTTCCCAGAGAGCTTGCGCTGGAGTAACTATGAGCGAGCATTGGAAGTGGCTCCATTTGGGCGGTACTTCCTCAACAGTTTGCTTATTACCGCAGCAACCACTGTGGGAGAATTGGTTACATCAATTTTGGCGGCCTTTGCCTTTGCGAAGATGAATTTTTATGGAAAAAATGTCTTATTTACAATTTTAATTGCGACGATGATGGTGCCATTCGAGTTACTCATGATTCCTAACTACTTGACACTCTCGAAGTTAGACTTGATCAACACGTATGGAGCGATGATTATTCCATTCTTGGCCAGTGTGTTCTCAGTCTTTATGTTAAAGCAAAACTTCGAAGCGGTACCGAAAGAGCTATACTATGCGGCAAAAGTTGATGGGACAAGTGACTTTAAGTTCTTATGGCAAATTTTAGTCCCACTCTCGAAGTCTAGTGTTGTAGCAGTAACAATTCTAAAAGCAATTAGCAGCTGGAATGCGTTCTTATGGCCGCTTATTGTAACGAACGAAACATCACTACGTCCACTGCCAGTTGGTTTGCAAGCCTTCACGACTGAAGCCGGAACTTATTTCGAATTACTAATGGCCGCTGCGACGATTGTAGTTGTCCCAATGATTATTATTTACATTGTTTTACAAAAATATATTATTCAAGGGGTCTCTAATACGGGTGTGAAAGGTTAG
- a CDS encoding ABC transporter ATP-binding protein, protein MSFDGTKEVLRDINFKIPEGKLVSILGPSGCGKSTTLMLISGLTFPTEGEIYFGDQQVTKHDAVKRKVGMVFQNYALYPHLTVLENIMFPLKMLGVKKAERRERALELAKLVHIDEHTDKKPKELSGGQQQRVAIARALAKRPSILLMDEPLSNLDARLRIEMRQEIRRIQQETGVTTVFVTHDQEEALSISDEVMVLHDGNLQQYTDPITLYEKPSNLFVAKFIGTPVINTLQAAEHADLLTNLGLSAALEARVATLGLRAEDLSVVSDESQSVFEATVDHVERVGKDTTLHLTKDNAHIVATDIDRIPEVGERVMMGIDPQKVHYFDQAGIAIQMQVGDQV, encoded by the coding sequence ATGAGCTTCGATGGGACGAAAGAGGTCTTACGTGATATTAATTTTAAGATCCCAGAAGGGAAGCTCGTATCCATCTTAGGGCCGAGTGGATGTGGGAAGTCAACAACATTGATGTTAATTTCTGGATTAACGTTCCCAACTGAAGGAGAAATCTACTTCGGAGATCAGCAAGTAACGAAGCACGATGCAGTGAAGCGAAAAGTCGGCATGGTGTTTCAAAACTATGCACTTTACCCGCATTTGACGGTATTGGAGAATATTATGTTCCCATTGAAGATGCTAGGTGTGAAAAAAGCGGAGCGACGCGAACGAGCGCTCGAATTAGCTAAGTTAGTTCATATTGATGAACATACAGATAAAAAACCAAAAGAGCTCTCAGGTGGACAACAGCAGCGTGTTGCAATTGCACGGGCATTAGCGAAGCGACCATCTATTCTATTGATGGATGAGCCTCTGTCGAACTTGGATGCACGACTTCGTATAGAGATGCGTCAAGAAATTCGTCGGATTCAACAAGAAACGGGCGTCACCACCGTCTTTGTGACCCACGATCAAGAAGAGGCGCTCAGTATTTCTGATGAGGTAATGGTCTTGCATGATGGGAACTTACAACAATATACGGATCCCATTACGCTTTATGAGAAGCCATCGAACTTATTTGTAGCGAAATTTATTGGGACACCTGTTATTAATACACTTCAGGCGGCTGAACATGCTGATTTACTTACAAACTTAGGGTTGTCTGCAGCTCTAGAAGCACGGGTTGCCACGTTAGGATTACGTGCCGAGGATTTATCTGTAGTGAGTGACGAAAGCCAGTCAGTGTTTGAAGCGACGGTTGATCATGTAGAACGTGTAGGGAAAGACACAACCCTTCACTTGACAAAAGATAATGCCCATATTGTGGCGACTGATATTGATCGTATCCCTGAAGTCGGTGAGCGTGTCATGATGGGGATTGATCCACAGAAGGTTCACTATTTCGATCAGGCGGGGATTGCCATTCAGATGCAAGTAGGTGACCAAGTATGA
- a CDS encoding ABC transporter substrate-binding protein, translating into MDFKKLAKMSLAMMSAGALLAACGNGDSADSGKDTSAGADDQAAVTELSEPVEITFWHAMNGPHQEALTELVNKFNESQDMVTVNEQGQGSYDDLNQSIKAAATSGDLPTMTQLTPTDVPELASNDILVPLTDEYLTERGLEQETLDDIYEGFLDSSLYQGERFALPFSKSVRVMFYNQDLLDEHDAEVPKSWDDLVALGQKMAEANSDAVALGLENGIEMEWETLARQNGSKFADGEVAELNTPEAVEPLEMIQTMLDEGYARTAGEDGYMSGPFGNGASAVYIGSSAGTAHVAPAAEGINWSTAPIPTYNDTELALFAGNDLGLFQSASSEEQLAFVEFMKFLLEPENSAQWAEATGYLPVRQSALESDSYQKFLEENPAYKAPTEMLDYGMASQTFANYSTFRQNTIDAMESVTISGNKPQDALDTLQKQTEALYQEN; encoded by the coding sequence ATGGATTTTAAGAAATTGGCAAAAATGTCACTTGCAATGATGTCAGCGGGAGCATTGTTAGCGGCTTGTGGTAATGGGGATTCAGCAGATAGTGGGAAGGACACTTCAGCAGGAGCAGATGACCAAGCAGCTGTGACTGAATTATCTGAACCGGTTGAAATTACGTTCTGGCATGCGATGAATGGACCACACCAAGAAGCGTTAACAGAACTTGTGAATAAATTCAATGAGTCACAAGACATGGTGACCGTCAATGAACAAGGACAAGGAAGCTATGATGACTTGAACCAGTCAATTAAGGCAGCGGCGACATCGGGTGATTTGCCAACAATGACTCAGTTAACCCCAACAGATGTACCAGAATTAGCATCTAATGATATCTTAGTCCCATTAACAGACGAGTACTTGACTGAACGAGGCTTAGAACAAGAAACATTAGACGATATTTATGAAGGGTTCTTAGATAGTTCACTTTACCAAGGCGAACGTTTTGCCTTACCATTCTCAAAATCCGTTCGTGTGATGTTCTATAACCAAGATTTACTTGACGAACATGATGCCGAAGTACCGAAATCATGGGATGACCTTGTGGCATTAGGCCAAAAAATGGCTGAAGCTAATTCAGATGCGGTTGCTTTAGGATTAGAGAACGGTATTGAGATGGAGTGGGAGACATTAGCTCGTCAGAATGGCTCAAAATTTGCTGATGGCGAAGTGGCTGAGTTGAACACACCAGAAGCAGTGGAACCACTTGAGATGATCCAAACAATGCTTGACGAAGGATATGCGCGTACAGCAGGTGAAGATGGTTACATGTCAGGGCCATTTGGTAATGGAGCTTCAGCAGTCTACATTGGTTCATCAGCTGGAACAGCTCACGTTGCCCCAGCAGCTGAAGGAATTAATTGGTCAACAGCACCAATCCCAACATACAACGATACGGAGCTTGCTTTATTCGCGGGGAATGACTTAGGTTTATTCCAATCAGCATCATCAGAAGAACAGCTAGCATTTGTTGAGTTTATGAAGTTCTTATTAGAACCTGAGAATTCTGCACAGTGGGCTGAAGCAACAGGTTACTTACCGGTTCGTCAATCAGCATTAGAGTCTGACAGTTACCAAAAATTCTTAGAAGAAAACCCAGCGTATAAAGCACCAACTGAAATGCTTGATTACGGTATGGCAAGCCAAACATTTGCTAATTACAGCACGTTCCGCCAGAATACAATTGATGCCATGGAATCCGTTACAATCTCTGGTAACAAACCACAAGACGCACTTGATACTCTACAAAAACAAACCGAAGCATTATATCAAGAAAACTAA
- a CDS encoding bifunctional UDP-sugar hydrolase/5'-nucleotidase, with translation MKTLTIFETSDVHGYIYPSNYQQREENQPFGLLKIAQLYQREVAALDGPSLLIDNGDILQGSPLSYYVKKEHDVPDELIRLYNELPYDVGVVGNHEFNYGLPYLKRAIEQLNHPILSANILDETGNPALGKPYEIIEKDGIRCGILGLTTQHIPHWEHPSHYEGLTFKSAVEMAKRFIPELRAQVDVVIVSYHGGFEKDLDTREATEVQNGENEGIRLLEEVADIDVLLAGHQHNRYAQVVDGTPVVMPGHKGSHLGKVTLHFSESETGLHLEDAIPELLPVEETTPIDDALQSKATSLDQAVNEWLDQPIGRVEGHLLIEDAHEARLTGHAYVDFINQVQMAYGQVDISGTSIFRDDVRGLTEEVTTRDIVTNYIYPNTIAVAKLTGAELKAALEQSAEYYVVDDAGQLSINPAWCDPKPKPYNYDMYAGVQYTIDLAQPVGSRITTLHYQGEPIRPDQTLEVAVNLYRAVGGGDYTMFSADKIVREVTVPMTELIADYIADHTPVQVTVASDFQVIHSELDIVYPQPSIESL, from the coding sequence ATGAAAACTTTAACCATTTTTGAAACCAGTGACGTTCATGGCTATATTTACCCATCAAATTATCAACAACGCGAAGAAAATCAGCCGTTCGGATTGTTGAAAATTGCTCAGCTGTACCAAAGAGAAGTGGCTGCCTTGGACGGACCATCGTTATTGATTGATAATGGAGATATTTTACAAGGATCACCGCTCAGCTACTATGTCAAAAAAGAACATGATGTGCCAGATGAATTAATCCGTCTCTACAATGAGCTACCGTATGATGTGGGCGTTGTGGGGAATCATGAGTTTAATTACGGTCTGCCTTATTTAAAGCGAGCGATTGAACAGTTGAATCATCCGATTTTATCGGCGAATATATTAGATGAGACGGGGAATCCAGCATTGGGTAAACCATATGAGATTATTGAAAAAGATGGTATTCGTTGTGGGATTTTGGGGCTGACGACGCAACATATTCCGCATTGGGAGCATCCGAGTCATTATGAAGGATTGACCTTTAAGTCAGCTGTTGAGATGGCTAAACGTTTTATTCCTGAATTAAGGGCGCAAGTGGATGTCGTGATTGTCAGTTATCATGGCGGGTTCGAAAAAGATCTAGATACTAGAGAAGCAACTGAAGTACAAAACGGTGAAAATGAAGGGATTCGTTTGTTAGAAGAAGTGGCTGACATTGATGTGTTGTTGGCAGGGCACCAGCATAATCGCTATGCCCAAGTGGTTGATGGGACACCGGTTGTGATGCCAGGCCATAAAGGAAGTCACCTTGGAAAAGTAACCCTTCATTTTTCTGAGAGTGAGACGGGATTACACTTGGAAGATGCCATTCCTGAATTGCTTCCGGTTGAGGAGACGACACCAATTGATGATGCTTTGCAGTCTAAGGCAACTTCGCTCGATCAAGCAGTGAACGAGTGGCTTGATCAACCGATTGGACGAGTTGAGGGACATTTATTGATTGAGGATGCCCATGAAGCGCGACTAACCGGTCATGCGTATGTGGATTTCATTAATCAAGTACAGATGGCTTATGGTCAGGTGGATATTTCTGGAACAAGTATTTTCCGTGATGATGTACGGGGACTGACTGAAGAAGTGACCACGCGCGATATTGTGACGAATTATATTTACCCGAATACGATTGCAGTAGCAAAATTGACTGGAGCTGAATTGAAAGCCGCCTTGGAACAGTCAGCGGAATATTATGTGGTTGATGATGCAGGACAACTCAGTATTAATCCGGCGTGGTGTGATCCGAAACCGAAGCCATATAATTATGATATGTATGCGGGGGTACAGTATACCATTGATCTGGCGCAGCCGGTGGGATCTCGCATTACGACACTTCATTACCAGGGTGAACCGATTAGACCTGATCAGACATTAGAAGTAGCGGTCAATCTATACCGCGCAGTGGGTGGTGGCGATTATACCATGTTCAGTGCGGATAAAATTGTACGCGAAGTGACTGTTCCGATGACTGAATTAATTGCTGACTATATCGCTGATCATACACCTGTGCAAGTGACGGTGGCGTCCGACTTCCAAGTCATTCACTCCGAGTTAGATATTGTCTATCCTCAGCCATCAATCGAGAGTTTATAG